Part of the Thermoplasmata archaeon genome, GGACATGTCCCGCTCCATGAGGAGCGTGAGCATCCGCAGGCGGGAGGGCTCGCTCAGGACCTTGAGCTGGTCCACGGTGACGGTCACGGCACGCTCGCCCGGCGCCGCCGGATCCTCGTCGGACATCGTCGCACCCTATTTGATAATATCAAAGCGTGTTAACCACGTCGACATACTTAAGTACTCCCGTGTGCTAGTATCGATTTGATAACACCGAAACGGTGTCACAAGGTGATACAATGAAGGCATCCAAGAAGCTCGACTCCAAGGACCCCGTCCTTTCGTCCGATGCGCCCGCCTGGGCCACCGGCTCCATCATTTACGCCGCCCTGAAGCGGTAGGCGCGTGGCCAGGTCCCCGGGGAGGTGACGCCGATGCAGCCCATCCTCCTGCCTTCGTCGGTCCGTCTCCTCGTGCGCAAGCACGAAGAGAAGACCGTGAACCGGCCCGTCCATCCGCTCTAGGTACGACTCAACCCTCCTCCAATTTCGCCCGCACCCGCGGGCGGACCCTTTTTTTCCCACCTTCGCCCCGAGCGGAGCCGCCCACCCCGCCCCGTCCGAGAAACGTTTTCCCCTCCTCCGCCATTGCGCGACGCGATGGCGCGCCGCGCTCCTCCTCGCACTGGTAGCGGCCCGCCCCTTCGGGGCCGAGTCGCTCTCGTAACCGGCGGATCGCGCCGCATGGGGAAGGCGATCGCCCTCGCGCTGGCCGGTCAAGGCGCCGACGTGGCCATCACGTACCGGGTCCGTCGCCGCGACGCCGAGGCCGTCGTCGAGTCCATCCGAGCCATGGGCCACCAGTCCACCGCGGTCCCCGCGGATTTGACGCGACCCGCGGACTGCCGCGGGTCCGTGGCGGCCGCCGCGCGAAGCCTGGGCCGGCTCGACATCCTCGTGAACAACGTGGGGGAGTGGCTCGTGAAGCCCGTCGAGGCCACCGATCTCCGGGACTGGCGGCGCGTGCTCGACTCGAACCTCACGGCGACGTTCTTGTGCTCCCAGGCCGCGGTCCCGTTTATGCGCCGGAACGGATGGGGCCGGATTATCAACCTGGGCGCGGCCGGAGCGTACCGGGCGCACGGGACGGCCAAGATGGCGTCGTTCTACGCGGCGAAGGCAGGGATCGTCGCATTCTCGAAGTCCCTCGCCCGGGAGGTCGGACGAGATGGGATCACGGTGAACGTGGTGGCCCCGGGCGTGATCAAGGACCCAGAGCTCGCTCTGTCCGCCGCGCGACGGCGGAAGGACCCGGACACGGCGGTTCGCCGGGCGGGCACGGGTGCCGACGTGGCGGCCGCGGTGCTCTTCCTGGTCTCGGATGCGGCGGAGTTCATCACGGGGGACGTCCTCGGCGTGACGGGCGGATGGCTGCTCTAGCCCGATTTCTATCTAGATAGTTTGATATTTATCACGCGCTCGCGGGCGACCCGGCGGTCGGCTCCGGACGATCCGGAAACCGCCGTGAGCGAGCACGCTTAAGTGGCCCGACCCGTTGGCGGGGAGGCATGCCCGTCGGCCTCGTCTACCACCCGGACTACCTGCGCTACGACTTCGGAGAGGACCACGCCCTCCGGCAGGTTCGTGTCCGTTTGGCTCGGGACCTGATCGCCGACTGCGGCCTGCTCCCGGGGGCCGAGGAGATCCGCCCGGAGCCGGCTCCCGTTCCGGCGGTCGCGCGCGTCCACGCCGCCGACTACGTGTCCGTTGTCCAGGATCTCAGCGTCCACCCCAAGGGCGTCGCATACGAGCACGGGCTGGGTACGGCGGACAATCCCGTGTTTCCGGGCATGTACGAGGCGACCCTGCTCCAGGTCGGCGGAACCTTGCGAGCCTGCGAGGAGGTGGCCACGGGCCGCCGGACGCGCGCGATGAACCTGGGCGGAGGCTTCCACCACGCGATGCGCGACAAGGCCTCGGGCTTCTGCATCTTCAACGATGTCGCGATCGGCATCCGATCCCTCCTGGACGATCACGGGATGCGCCGC contains:
- a CDS encoding SDR family NAD(P)-dependent oxidoreductase, translating into MARRAPPRTGSGPPLRGRVALVTGGSRRMGKAIALALAGQGADVAITYRVRRRDAEAVVESIRAMGHQSTAVPADLTRPADCRGSVAAAARSLGRLDILVNNVGEWLVKPVEATDLRDWRRVLDSNLTATFLCSQAAVPFMRRNGWGRIINLGAAGAYRAHGTAKMASFYAAKAGIVAFSKSLAREVGRDGITVNVVAPGVIKDPELALSAARRRKDPDTAVRRAGTGADVAAAVLFLVSDAAEFITGDVLGVTGGWLL